Genomic DNA from Sporosarcina sp. ANT_H38:
ACTTAGAAGGAATTGATTGGAGAGAATATATCGAGATTGGGAAAAAGGTGAAAGAAGTTACAGGGAAAACATTCCTTACTATAGATCCTAATGATCTTGGTCTTATCCGAGTCATGATTCAATCAGCAGGCTCTTGGTATGTGAAAGAAGATGGTGTAACGCCTAACCTTGTAGATAATGCAGCACTAAAAGAGGCATTTGAAGTTTATAAAGAAATGATAGACACAAATATCTTAAAGCCGCACTCTGATTGGAACCAATTTCTAACAGGCTTTAATAGTGGAGATGTAGTTACTGTACCAACAGGAAATTGGATTACACCTTCAATAAAGGCTGAGGAATCGCAATCTGGAAAATGGGCAGTTGTCCCAATACCTAAATTAAATGTTCCTGGTGGAGTAAATGCTTCGAATTTGGGAGGAAGTTCATGGTATGTGCTAAATATCCCGGGTGCCGAGCAAGCAGCTGATTTCTTAGGTAAAACATTTGGCTCTAATAGTGAGATGTATGAAAAGCTTGTGAGTGAAGTTGGCGCAATTGGTACGTACAAACCTGCAGCAGAAAATGATGCTTATGCTGCAGAAGACAAATTCTTTAGTGGACAGAAAACAATTGCAAACTTTGCGTCGTGGATGGAAGAAATCCCAGGTATTAACTATGGAATGCACACGTATGCAATTGACGATATTATTACTGTTGAAATGCAAAACTACTTAAATGGTAAAGATATTGACTCTGTCTTGAGTAACGCTCAGAAACAGGCAGAGGCACAACTTAATTAATATGTAAAAAAACGATAAGCCTTAAGCAATTGATTGCTAAAACGGTCCAATTTAAACGACCTGTTCAGATCAATTGTTTAAGGTTTTCATTCTAAATAAGGAAGTGATTTAAAGTGAAAGGTAGAACTAAAACCAAATTGACTGGGTGGACATTTGTTGGGATTTCTACTTTTATGATCAGTGTGTTTTATTTTTATCCGATGATTCAGGCATTCATCCTCTCACTCCAA
This window encodes:
- a CDS encoding ABC transporter substrate-binding protein, with product MKKIFMLFLISILLVACSSSPDSKGSESKGGNEDTDEVTVWAWDPKFNIAALEIAKETYKQENPDLTVKIIENAQDDIIQKLNTALGSGTTKGLPNIVLIEDYRAQSFLKSFPDLFYELTDSFNASDFAEYKIAPTSSEGKNYGLPFDTGVTGLYVRTDYLKEAGYSVEDLEGIDWREYIEIGKKVKEVTGKTFLTIDPNDLGLIRVMIQSAGSWYVKEDGVTPNLVDNAALKEAFEVYKEMIDTNILKPHSDWNQFLTGFNSGDVVTVPTGNWITPSIKAEESQSGKWAVVPIPKLNVPGGVNASNLGGSSWYVLNIPGAEQAADFLGKTFGSNSEMYEKLVSEVGAIGTYKPAAENDAYAAEDKFFSGQKTIANFASWMEEIPGINYGMHTYAIDDIITVEMQNYLNGKDIDSVLSNAQKQAEAQLN